The proteins below come from a single Micromonospora citrea genomic window:
- a CDS encoding ABC transporter substrate-binding protein → MRPKAMLALLLTAVLAVAGCGAGSGASADGPVRLLVFGAPEELAAYRTLVEAYEKARPGADVQLVEASDRKDLLARLATSVAGGAPPDLFLMNYRFYGQFAAKDVIEPLDDRLAASDTVDPADYYPVAWNAFRWQDRQLCLPQNVSSLAVYYNRTLFAKYGVPEPKAGWTWNDMVATAGAMTRDSRGAVIRATESEGAALRPAVHGLGVEPSIIRLAPFVWSGGGQLVDDPARPTRLTLDTPAAREALKNLVDLRLAYGVVPTDEEVEAEDDESRFANGRLAMLMSSRRSTTTFRSITGFEWDVAPLPVYREQVGVLHSDAYCMTRGAKHKDAAWRFLEFAIAEEGQRIVAATGRTVPSHIGVSQSPAFLGPAQPPRSARVFLDAIPTVRALPTVSTWPEIEDVTYGILENAMHRGDRLDDVIRELDRQTRPIFARGEHG, encoded by the coding sequence ATGCGCCCGAAGGCGATGCTCGCCCTGCTGCTCACCGCCGTGCTGGCCGTCGCCGGCTGCGGCGCCGGCTCCGGCGCGTCGGCCGACGGGCCGGTGCGGCTGCTGGTCTTCGGCGCCCCCGAGGAACTCGCCGCCTACCGCACCCTCGTCGAGGCGTACGAGAAGGCCCGCCCCGGCGCCGACGTGCAGCTCGTCGAGGCCAGCGACCGCAAGGACCTGCTGGCCCGGCTGGCCACCTCGGTGGCCGGCGGCGCCCCGCCGGATCTGTTCCTGATGAACTACCGCTTCTACGGCCAGTTCGCCGCCAAGGACGTCATCGAGCCGCTGGACGACCGCCTCGCCGCCTCCGACACCGTCGACCCGGCCGACTACTACCCGGTGGCGTGGAACGCCTTCCGCTGGCAGGATCGGCAGCTCTGCCTGCCGCAGAACGTCTCCAGCCTCGCCGTCTACTACAACCGCACCCTCTTCGCCAAGTACGGCGTGCCCGAGCCGAAGGCCGGCTGGACCTGGAACGACATGGTCGCCACCGCCGGCGCCATGACCCGCGACTCACGCGGCGCGGTGATCAGGGCCACCGAGAGCGAGGGTGCCGCGCTGCGCCCGGCGGTGCACGGCCTCGGGGTGGAGCCGTCGATCATCCGGCTCGCCCCGTTCGTCTGGTCGGGCGGCGGTCAGCTCGTCGACGACCCGGCGAGGCCGACCCGGCTGACGCTGGACACCCCGGCCGCCCGGGAGGCGCTGAAGAACCTGGTGGACCTGCGGCTCGCGTACGGGGTGGTGCCCACCGACGAGGAGGTGGAGGCCGAGGACGACGAGTCCCGGTTCGCCAACGGCCGGCTCGCCATGCTGATGAGTTCCCGCCGCTCCACCACCACGTTCCGCTCGATCACCGGCTTCGAGTGGGACGTCGCCCCGCTGCCCGTCTACCGGGAGCAGGTGGGGGTGCTGCACTCCGACGCGTACTGCATGACCCGGGGCGCGAAGCACAAGGACGCCGCGTGGCGGTTCCTGGAGTTCGCCATCGCCGAGGAGGGCCAGCGGATCGTCGCGGCCACCGGGCGCACCGTCCCGTCGCACATCGGAGTGTCGCAGTCCCCGGCGTTCCTCGGCCCCGCCCAGCCGCCGCGCAGCGCCAGGGTCTTCCTCGACGCCATCCCCACCGTCCGGGCCCTGCCGACCGTCTCCACCTGGCCGGAGATCGAGGACGTCACCTACGGCATCCTGGAGAACGCCATGCACCGGGGCGACCGGCTCGACGACGTGATCCGCGAACTCGACCGGCAGACCCGCCCGATCTTCGCCCGCGGGGAGCACGGGTGA
- a CDS encoding carbohydrate ABC transporter permease → MRGRASGPSPLPEAAGRAWRTLGAAFVLLVFVPPLLLLVAGSLTEPGLPPPPTPRLVPDPVSTTGYQQAVELGGLLRASLNSVLVAVVAVPLSVLVASLAGFALARLAPRTTAVVVAASLVALMVPATALLVPRFAIFRLLGLTDTLVPLIAPALLGTSPLYVLVYYLAFRALPADLYDACLVADLSPTRTWWRVALPLVRPVTAGLTALTFVLTWSNFLDPLVYVYDRDLFTLPLALRSLSVLDPTNFPVFLAGAVLATAPALVVFVLAQRRFLHHDDPTGRH, encoded by the coding sequence GTGAGGGGCCGCGCGAGCGGCCCCTCACCGCTGCCCGAGGCGGCCGGCCGCGCCTGGCGCACCCTCGGCGCGGCGTTCGTCCTGCTCGTCTTCGTCCCGCCGCTGCTGCTGCTGGTCGCCGGGTCGCTCACCGAGCCCGGGCTGCCGCCGCCGCCCACTCCGCGGCTCGTGCCCGACCCGGTCTCCACCACCGGCTACCAGCAGGCCGTCGAGCTGGGCGGGCTGCTGCGCGCCTCGCTCAACTCGGTGCTGGTCGCGGTCGTCGCGGTGCCGCTGAGCGTGCTCGTCGCGTCCCTGGCCGGCTTCGCGCTGGCCCGGCTGGCCCCGCGCACCACCGCCGTCGTCGTGGCGGCCTCCCTGGTGGCCCTGATGGTGCCGGCCACGGCGCTGCTCGTACCCCGGTTCGCGATCTTCCGGCTGCTCGGCCTGACCGACACCCTGGTGCCGCTGATCGCCCCGGCGTTGCTGGGCACGTCGCCGCTCTACGTCCTGGTCTACTACCTGGCCTTCCGGGCGCTGCCGGCGGACCTCTACGACGCCTGCCTGGTGGCGGACCTCTCGCCGACGCGGACGTGGTGGCGGGTCGCCCTTCCGCTGGTCCGGCCGGTCACCGCCGGGCTCACCGCGCTGACCTTCGTGCTCACCTGGTCGAACTTCCTCGACCCGCTGGTCTACGTCTACGACCGCGACCTGTTCACCCTGCCGCTGGCGCTGCGCTCCCTTTCGGTGCTGGACCCGACGAACTTCCCGGTGTTCCTGGCCGGCGCGGTGCTGGCCACGGCGCCGGCGCTGGTCGTCTTCGTGCTCGCCCAGCGGCGCTTCCTCCACCACGACGACCCGACGGGACGACACTGA
- a CDS encoding sialidase family protein, which translates to MKRRRRHLLVGLAVGALVASTGLVGIHFAGAQVPAPAAATGDGEMPGALGAHMERLRQAVPGNDGMSPDGPGNAAQQEFLERAYPASTISIAQMDRSKAAYSAAERRAGGSRGWTNVGPSEALYPFTEFRNAYNYVPNAYVAGGRVTSIDIAPDCNALLCRAYVTPAGGGVWGTLNVLAPEPKWFYLGGPLGINAAGSVKIDRNDKTGLTIYVGTGEANTCASGCVAGVGLYKSTNGGVTWKGPLGKDALAGKGIGEITIKPGDPKTLYVATTTALRGMSSSCCTGVTRPVPDAEKWGLYKSTDGGANWKFVHNGSADATQCTGSAAEYNNTAACSPRGVRYVKLDPRDANVVYASSYARGVWRSADAGATWTQIKPSLNPAVFQTRAAIDVTALPNGKTRMYVYEGNLGNPYSRLFRSDDVAGGAPAFTDLTSANPADPGYATYNQCTGQCWYDVFVHTPAGHPDIVYTGGSYVYGETVAHKRAVVLSTDAGVSGTDMTFDGTDELHPNGLHPDQHALVTNPRNPYQFFEANDGGVMRSSGQFVDRSAWCDNPDRNLATQAQKDRCKQMLSRIPSKLDGINKGMNTLQFISLSASPHDHTLLQGGTQDNGTWENKGQRRRWVNTMIGDGGASGFDVGRPEFRFHTFYDATPEVNFNNGDVGSWISISDPIFGQPGTLFYAPVISDPKVSGTMFAGTSRTVYRTKTFGLGDRSLAEADRICNTWTGTFEAQCGDFAPLGTVNLTDAAWGDRAGGAVSVVQRVATDSSTAYAATSTGRVFVSRNVDAEPASAVTWTRIDTAATPNRFVTSIHVDPADPARAWISYSGFNSNTPATVGHAFEVKLAGAGATWADRSYDFGDQPITDLVRDDVTGDLYAATDFGVLRLAKGSTTWVKAARGMPNVEVAGLTVVPGKRVLYAASHGLGAWQLAL; encoded by the coding sequence GTGAAGCGCAGACGTCGCCACCTGCTCGTGGGGCTGGCGGTCGGTGCCCTGGTGGCATCGACCGGGCTCGTAGGAATCCACTTCGCCGGCGCCCAGGTGCCGGCCCCCGCCGCCGCGACCGGGGACGGCGAGATGCCCGGCGCGCTCGGTGCCCACATGGAGCGGCTGCGCCAGGCCGTGCCGGGCAACGACGGCATGTCGCCGGACGGCCCGGGCAACGCCGCCCAGCAGGAGTTCCTGGAGCGCGCGTACCCGGCCAGCACGATCAGCATCGCCCAGATGGACCGGTCGAAGGCGGCGTACTCGGCCGCCGAGCGGCGCGCCGGTGGCAGCCGGGGGTGGACCAACGTCGGCCCGAGCGAGGCCCTCTACCCGTTCACCGAGTTCCGCAACGCCTACAACTACGTGCCGAACGCGTACGTCGCGGGCGGCCGGGTCACCTCCATCGACATCGCGCCCGACTGCAACGCCCTGCTCTGCCGGGCGTACGTGACGCCGGCCGGCGGCGGCGTCTGGGGCACCCTCAACGTCCTCGCGCCGGAGCCGAAGTGGTTCTACCTCGGCGGTCCGCTCGGCATCAACGCGGCCGGCTCGGTCAAGATCGACCGTAACGACAAGACCGGCCTGACGATCTACGTCGGCACCGGCGAGGCCAACACCTGCGCCTCCGGCTGCGTCGCCGGCGTCGGCCTCTACAAGTCGACGAACGGCGGCGTCACCTGGAAGGGCCCGCTGGGCAAGGACGCCCTGGCCGGCAAGGGCATCGGCGAGATCACGATCAAGCCGGGCGACCCGAAGACGCTCTACGTCGCCACCACCACCGCGCTGCGGGGCATGTCCAGCTCCTGCTGCACCGGCGTCACCCGCCCGGTGCCCGACGCCGAGAAGTGGGGCCTCTACAAGTCCACCGACGGCGGCGCGAACTGGAAGTTCGTCCACAACGGCTCGGCCGACGCGACCCAGTGCACCGGCAGCGCCGCCGAATACAACAACACCGCCGCCTGCTCGCCGCGCGGCGTGCGCTACGTCAAGCTCGACCCGCGCGACGCGAACGTCGTCTACGCCTCCTCGTACGCCCGGGGCGTGTGGCGCTCGGCGGACGCCGGCGCCACCTGGACCCAGATCAAGCCGTCGCTCAACCCGGCGGTCTTCCAGACCCGCGCCGCGATCGACGTGACCGCCCTGCCGAACGGCAAGACCCGGATGTACGTCTACGAGGGCAACCTCGGCAACCCGTACTCGCGGCTGTTCCGCAGCGACGACGTGGCCGGCGGTGCCCCCGCGTTCACCGACCTCACCAGCGCGAACCCGGCCGACCCGGGCTACGCGACCTACAACCAGTGCACCGGCCAGTGCTGGTACGACGTGTTCGTGCACACCCCGGCCGGGCACCCCGACATCGTCTACACCGGCGGCTCGTACGTCTACGGCGAGACCGTCGCCCACAAGCGGGCCGTGGTGCTCTCCACCGACGCCGGCGTCAGCGGCACCGACATGACCTTCGACGGCACCGACGAGCTGCACCCCAACGGCCTGCACCCCGACCAGCACGCCCTGGTCACCAACCCGCGCAACCCCTACCAGTTCTTCGAGGCCAACGACGGCGGCGTGATGCGCTCCAGCGGCCAGTTCGTCGACCGGTCGGCGTGGTGCGACAACCCGGACCGCAACCTGGCCACGCAGGCGCAGAAGGACCGCTGCAAGCAGATGCTCTCGCGGATCCCGTCGAAGCTGGACGGCATCAACAAGGGCATGAACACCCTGCAGTTCATCAGCCTCTCGGCCAGCCCGCACGACCACACCCTGCTGCAGGGCGGCACCCAGGACAACGGCACCTGGGAGAACAAGGGCCAGCGCAGGCGCTGGGTCAACACGATGATCGGCGACGGCGGCGCGTCCGGCTTCGACGTCGGCAGGCCGGAGTTCCGCTTCCACACCTTCTACGACGCCACGCCCGAGGTGAACTTCAACAACGGTGACGTGGGCAGCTGGATCTCCATCTCCGACCCGATCTTCGGGCAGCCGGGCACCCTGTTCTACGCCCCGGTGATCAGCGACCCGAAGGTCAGCGGCACGATGTTCGCCGGCACCTCCCGCACCGTCTACCGGACCAAGACGTTCGGCCTGGGCGACCGGAGCCTGGCGGAGGCCGACCGGATCTGCAACACCTGGACCGGCACCTTCGAGGCGCAGTGCGGCGACTTCGCGCCGCTGGGCACGGTCAACCTGACCGACGCCGCCTGGGGCGACCGGGCCGGCGGGGCCGTCTCGGTGGTGCAGCGCGTGGCCACCGACTCGTCCACCGCGTACGCGGCCACCAGCACGGGCCGGGTGTTCGTGTCCCGCAACGTCGACGCCGAGCCGGCGTCGGCGGTCACCTGGACGCGGATCGACACCGCCGCCACGCCCAACCGCTTCGTCACCAGCATCCACGTCGACCCGGCCGACCCGGCCCGGGCGTGGATCTCCTACAGCGGGTTCAACTCGAACACCCCGGCCACCGTCGGGCACGCGTTCGAGGTGAAGCTGGCCGGCGCCGGCGCGACCTGGGCCGACCGGTCGTACGACTTCGGCGACCAGCCGATCACCGACCTCGTCCGCGACGACGTCACCGGTGACCTCTACGCGGCCACCGACTTCGGCGTCCTGCGGCTGGCCAAGGGCAGCACCACCTGGGTGAAGGCGGCCCGCGGCATGCCCAACGTCGAGGTCGCCGGGCTCACCGTAGTGCCGGGCAAGCGGGTGCTCTACGCCGCCTCGCACGGCCTCGGCGCCTGGCAGCTCGCGCTCTGA
- a CDS encoding SDR family oxidoreductase: protein MVASAWNGWCGAMPAPHENRGEAATPMTGQEDVDPFTRERPGVPVGRPGDAREVAAVVTLLASPAAACVTGASWPVDGGMLLTGPAGRRAHLARLAGGAGTR from the coding sequence ATGGTTGCGTCCGCATGGAACGGGTGGTGCGGCGCCATGCCGGCGCCGCACGAGAACCGCGGCGAGGCCGCCACCCCGATGACCGGGCAGGAGGACGTCGACCCGTTCACGCGGGAACGGCCCGGGGTGCCCGTCGGCCGGCCCGGCGACGCGCGGGAGGTCGCCGCCGTGGTGACGCTGCTCGCCTCGCCCGCCGCCGCGTGCGTCACGGGCGCGTCCTGGCCCGTCGACGGCGGCATGTTGCTGACGGGTCCCGCAGGTCGACGCGCTCACCTCGCACGACTGGCGGGCGGCGCGGGAACGAGGTGA